From Candidatus Woesearchaeota archaeon, one genomic window encodes:
- a CDS encoding 50S ribosomal protein L23 translates to MDPYAIIKYPVSTEKSIRLLESENKLVFRVERHTKKIEIKQAIEELFNAKVEKVNTLTTSKGEKRAYVKFSPETPAIDIATQLGLM, encoded by the coding sequence ATGGATCCATACGCTATAATTAAATACCCTGTATCAACTGAAAAAAGCATCAGGTTATTAGAATCGGAGAATAAATTAGTTTTTAGAGTAGAAAGACATACTAAAAAAATTGAAATAAAACAAGCAATTGAAGAATTATTCAATGCTAAAGTTGAAAAAGTTAACACGCTTACAACTTCCAAAGGCGAAAAGAGAGCATATGTAAAGTTTAGTCCTGAAACTCCTGCAATTGATATTGCAACTCAGTTAGGATTAATGTAG
- the rpl4p gene encoding 50S ribosomal protein L4, translating to MKIYDLNGKESGKVDLPKQFNEEVRPDIIKKAVLAIRANKRQKYGAYKEAGQRHCVTISKMRRDYRSVYGSGRSRTPRKVMSVRGSRFNWVGAVVPNTVGGRRAHPPKAEKDWTQKINKKENRLAIRSALSATLISSMVRERGHIIPEIYPFVLDNKINEIAKTKEFIDVLFKLGFEQELARSQKRIIRAGKGKLRGRKYITKKSILIVVIDKRCKLAKAAKNVPGIDLINVANLNAELLAPGTHIGRATLFTKEAIEKIGKENLFN from the coding sequence ATGAAAATTTACGATTTAAACGGAAAAGAATCAGGCAAAGTGGATTTGCCTAAACAGTTTAACGAAGAAGTTAGGCCTGATATTATCAAAAAAGCAGTTTTGGCTATACGGGCTAATAAAAGACAAAAATATGGAGCATATAAAGAAGCTGGTCAAAGACATTGCGTAACAATTTCCAAAATGAGAAGAGATTACAGGTCAGTGTATGGCTCAGGCAGAAGCAGAACGCCTCGAAAAGTTATGAGTGTCCGCGGTTCAAGATTTAACTGGGTGGGTGCTGTAGTTCCTAATACTGTGGGAGGTAGAAGAGCCCATCCGCCAAAAGCTGAAAAAGATTGGACACAAAAAATTAATAAAAAAGAAAATAGACTTGCGATTAGAAGCGCATTAAGCGCAACATTAATTTCAAGTATGGTAAGAGAACGCGGCCATATTATTCCTGAAATATATCCATTTGTCCTGGATAATAAAATAAATGAAATCGCAAAAACAAAAGAATTCATAGATGTATTATTTAAATTAGGGTTTGAACAAGAACTTGCAAGAAGCCAAAAAAGAATAATTCGCGCAGGTAAAGGCAAATTAAGAGGGAGAAAATATATCACAAAGAAATCTATTTTAATAGTGGTAATTGATAAAAGATGCAAGCTTGCCAAAGCCGCTAAAAATGTGCCAGGTATAGACCTGATTAATGTTGCAAACTTGAACGCCGAATTACTTGCGCCCGGTACGCATATAGGAAGAGCAACATTATTCACTAAAGAAGCAATTGAAAAAATCGGAAAAGAAAATTTATTTAACTAA
- a CDS encoding 50S ribosomal protein L2, with the protein MPKRIIQQARGKGSTTYRAPSFKYKGASQHLGVGKHLSGKVTDIIHCRGHSAPLISVQFENKENGLMVAPESIKIGDVIKYGSQEINNGNCLKLKDLAEGTVIFNIESCPGDGGKLVRAGGTFAKVMANLNDHVVVVLPSKKQKSFSPECRASIGIAAGGGRLEKPLLKAGKKFYKMKAKNKLWPNTSSCSMNAVDHPYGGSSSSRKGRPTIAPRFAPPGRNVGMLKPRKSGRAKTKRIRG; encoded by the coding sequence ATGCCAAAAAGAATTATCCAACAAGCAAGAGGAAAAGGGAGCACAACTTATAGAGCTCCAAGCTTTAAATATAAAGGGGCATCTCAGCATTTAGGAGTTGGTAAACATTTAAGCGGGAAAGTAACCGATATTATCCATTGCAGAGGCCATTCAGCTCCGCTTATCAGCGTACAGTTTGAGAATAAAGAAAATGGTTTAATGGTTGCACCAGAAAGTATCAAAATAGGGGATGTAATAAAGTATGGTTCCCAAGAAATTAACAATGGCAACTGTTTAAAGTTAAAAGATCTTGCTGAAGGAACGGTTATATTTAATATAGAGTCATGCCCTGGCGATGGGGGTAAATTAGTCCGGGCAGGAGGGACATTCGCGAAAGTAATGGCTAATTTAAATGATCACGTTGTTGTAGTATTGCCTTCAAAAAAACAAAAAAGTTTTTCACCGGAGTGCAGGGCCAGTATCGGTATAGCGGCTGGCGGGGGAAGACTTGAAAAACCATTATTAAAAGCAGGCAAGAAATTTTATAAAATGAAAGCTAAAAATAAATTATGGCCTAACACCAGCTCATGCTCTATGAACGCTGTTGATCATCCTTATGGTGGTTCAAGTTCAAGTAGAAAAGGCAGACCAACAATTGCGCCAAGATTTGCACCTCCCGGCAGAAATGTAGGTATGCTGAAACCAAGGAAATCCGGCAGAGCTAAAACAAAGAGAATAAGAGGATAA
- a CDS encoding 50S ribosomal protein L3 — translation MPNTRKPRCGSLQFLPKKRAKKAYARVHSWTTSKEALPLAFAGYKAGMTHIIFVDKRNNRLIKNEKRMWPVTVIECPPMTIHSARFYKKSPYGKKLITEVLNSKPKKHLKRKLVIPKTLKTKFEDITDFDEITVVVHTNPDLTGIGKKKPEIFEVGLGGSKENKFNYVKENLGKDLNVKDILKEGMLTDIHAITAGKGYQGPVKRFGISLKSHKSEKARRAAVQGPEGYAKVLFTIPKGGKMGFHQRTDYNKLILKINEKVDMINPNGGFVRYGELKNPYLLIKGSIPCPSKRLAILTRAIRPNKKISADGVNITYISKESKQGR, via the coding sequence ATGCCTAACACAAGAAAACCAAGATGCGGAAGTTTACAATTTTTACCTAAAAAGAGAGCTAAAAAAGCTTATGCTAGAGTTCATTCTTGGACAACTTCCAAAGAAGCATTACCTCTTGCTTTTGCAGGCTATAAAGCAGGCATGACACATATTATTTTTGTGGATAAACGCAACAATCGGCTTATCAAAAATGAAAAAAGAATGTGGCCTGTTACAGTTATTGAATGCCCGCCTATGACAATTCACTCAGCTCGTTTCTACAAAAAATCTCCCTATGGAAAAAAATTAATTACAGAAGTTTTAAACTCAAAACCTAAAAAGCATTTAAAGAGAAAATTAGTTATTCCAAAAACCCTTAAAACTAAATTTGAAGACATTACTGATTTTGATGAAATTACAGTTGTTGTGCATACTAATCCTGATTTGACAGGCATAGGCAAAAAGAAACCCGAAATTTTTGAAGTAGGTTTAGGGGGCTCTAAAGAGAATAAATTTAATTATGTAAAAGAAAATTTAGGCAAAGATCTGAATGTCAAAGATATTTTAAAAGAGGGTATGTTAACGGATATTCATGCAATAACTGCCGGTAAAGGTTATCAAGGTCCTGTAAAAAGGTTTGGAATTTCATTAAAAAGCCACAAATCTGAAAAAGCTAGAAGAGCTGCAGTTCAAGGTCCCGAAGGTTATGCTAAAGTATTATTTACTATTCCAAAAGGGGGTAAAATGGGTTTCCATCAAAGAACTGATTATAATAAATTAATTTTAAAGATTAATGAGAAAGTTGACATGATCAATCCAAATGGGGGATTTGTAAGATACGGTGAATTAAAAAACCCATACCTTTTAATTAAAGGTTCAATTCCATGCCCTAGTAAAAGATTAGCGATATTGACTCGGGCTATTCGACCAAATAAAAAAATTTCAGCTGATGGTGTAAATATTACTTATATCAGCAAAGAATCAAAGCAAGGAAGATAA